The genome window TTCAGAAGCATCATTCATCTGTGCCTGTACATATTAGCCCTTCATATTAGAGAGATCCCACTATCTAAATTTAtagaatatattaaagaaaaatatataaatttaattccaagtttACTTAAAAAGCAAGGGCACTAACAAAATCTGTAAATTTACCTCCTGGAAAAAATTACTATCTGGATATAGATTGCTTAGAGCAATCCTCAGAGCAGAAGGGGCAACTGCTTCTCGTCGTGTATCTGTAGATGCTACGCTCAGGGCAGTGAAAATTTCATATAATGCACACACAACGCAAGGATCTCCGACGTGAACATGCTCTGATGTTGATCTCCCCAAGAACTCATTTCGAAATCGTCTTAAATGCCACAAAGACTGAGTTTTCACAGGAGGAGCACAGGCCAGAGcagatattaaaaaatgaagtgcATCAATAGGAAAGGTAAGAAAATCGAAAAAGTTTTACTAATGGTATAACAGTAACCTGTATGATTACATTCAGAAAACAATTGTATTCACCCACTTCATTCTTCAGCCCAGTACCCAACATATCTGCTCCagacatatttttaattaccaCGTCATCTGGTGAAAGACCAACATCATCCACTTCATGAGACATCCTTTGTGGCATTCTTAAACTTGAAACCAGGGGTAGTTTCTGATGTGCTTGATATGCATCTGAAACATAAATACATTGTCAAACCATGGCAGATAATCCACAACTACTTCAAGGAACAGGGAAGAAGAACTAATCGCTCAAGATGCTAATAAATGCACTAATAGGGGAAAAGCATTGCAACTTGTGTAGGGTTCCAACCTCAAAGGCTATTCagaattttaagttaatttgtGTAGGACACTACAGTGAGATTAATTGAGGTTGAGGCATCAGCCAACTTGAAAAAACTAATCTATTCATTCAGTCCTCATGTGTATGTTATTTCTGTATATATGGACATTGAATAGTTAATAGAAACAATCAACATAGGGGAGTTCATACTCGTAACAGTAATTCATTTATGCTATTGACTATTTACTTAGAGTCAACCCCCATCCCATTCAGTTAATGACATAAATTTGCAAGATTAATATAACATGAATTATGAATATAACAACAATAGAAGAGATTTACCAAGGCTTTGACGTACGGCTTGTTTAAGGTCTGCTTGGAATCTTTCCTCATCATCCTCCTCTGCTTGTAACTGTCTTAATGTCTTTGTTCCATTGTCTCCCAAATGAAGATTAACTAATTTTAACCCAAAATAATCCATGATCATATTAGTTTCATACTTGACAAATAGGATCCTAATTATAATGTTTAGACATCTTCTTAAGATATAGGGATACTGGTTGGTCCAGTCCCCAAAACCACAAACCTAACATTCATCAGATCCTCAAGTGGCCCCTCTTAGAAAAGGAGGGGTTAATTTCCATGTAAAGAAACAATGATGATATTAATTTAACACCCCAAATTAAAACCAATGTAATGGACTATGTAATCAGAACACATCATGCAGAAAGTGGCTTACAATGATGCAAAGCCCGTCATTGAAACACCAATGAATGAAATAAGACATATCTTTAACCTGCCCTCTTTAGCACTTTAGCCCCTTGTAAAATTGCTAAAATCATGGTAATAATAAGCGGTGCATGCATTAGTCACTGGAAAAAGAGGCATGCTAAAATAGAAATAGCAAGACATGTAAGCCAATAAGGTGATATAAACGgctttgcctatcaaaaaataaaggTGATATAAATGACTCATTGAATACACCATTTCTGCAGAAGCTCCAAAGCAAAGCATAAAATATTCTTACTGAACCAAAGAATCAATTATTGAAATCCTCCCTTCTACAAACCCAATTTTTAAATGTGAAATGAAATGACATAGTCAGATATTCCCCTTTTATGAAGTAAGGAGTTTGTGAAAAGGCACAAATTAATCAACAAGATAATACAGCAGATGACCACTTGTTATCTCACTGTCACCCAATAAGAGGTGTGGTAATAGGGCATGGTAGTCAGGTTAGGCCCTGTTTAAATTGGCATTTTGGAATCCCAAAGCTCTAAACCCAATAAAAGGTTTTGCATTTTATAAGAAGAGCTGCTGGCTTAAAAAAAGGAGGTCAAAATGGGAAAAAACAATGCTTCTTCTCGTGGAATACATTTTTTGAATTATGTGAAAGTTATTTCACGTTTAATGTAACTTTATAATACCAAGATTGCCCCTTTAAAGCCAAAACCAAGCAACAATTCTAAATGAGGCCTCATCACTAAGAACATTTGTCTAATTTCAGCCATTGATCATCTAATGCCAGATGAATTAAGTGGTTACTCATCCTAAAGGCTGGGGTTAGATAGATTTAAATTGGGTAGTCTACTATTTTGGCTCTGTGTTCGAAAGTTTTAGGTGCAAGAAACATCAAAGTCCATGGAAAAACAGGCATAGCTTAAACAGACAGCATAAATTAGACCTCCAAGTTAGCAGAATAACCCGAGGTATGTTATAAACCTAAGCTCACCCCTAGCTCTAGATCCTCCACCTGAAACCAGATTCTACATGACCTCTAACCCACACTTGTTGCACTAGCTTAGGTTGGGTTGGCCAGAACATATCAGAAAAAAGGGATAGGCCAGGTTAGTTTGGAGAAATTTTTGTGCCgtcaaaaccaaataaaatggGTATGAGGCAAAAACCGAACAGAGGGAGAAAGATCTCAGATTCTACTTGGCAATAGAAAATGGTGTAACAATACTCCACTGATTTAACAAAGAACAAGAAAGATCATAGAGTGAGAAAGGAACCAAAAATTTGAGTGACATGGAGAGGCAGAGTTTGAGAGGGAGTTCCTCTCTATGCACAGAACTGGGCGCACAAGCAGCATTCATATCTCAGAACAGATGCAAAGGATTGGGTTCAACTTAACAAGGTTGGAATCCCATACTTTTGCTCGCAAACTAAAGTCAAAACCAActgatcaaaaaaaatttatatttataaataattttttgataggcaaaaagaTAATATTTAGAAAGCGCCAAAGTAAAAGGCACAACAAAGTGCACACAATGAATACATTTGTTGCCAAAAAAGGCAAGCAAGAGGAAAAATgaagaagcaaaaaacaaaCCTCTCTCCTTACTTAGAACTAATCCTTTATATTTATCAATAGCTAAATACACACACAAACAAAGGCATAGTTCAGGTACGAAATTAGCCCAATACTGGAAATTAATCTCACTCTCAATTGAAGTAGGGGTTGAGTCTTCCCAATCTATACTATAGTTTACCCAAGTTTCAATTTGAGCTCTGGTTGTATAAGGATGAATCAACTAAGTTTGAGATAATATAGATAAGGACGGCATTATCAAATTGAATGGTTATCACCCCATCATATCCCAATGTATATTACTTTCAGCTTAGAGCTTCAGTTTTGGTAATTACCCACCAGAAATTTAATGCACCTCAGAGGCATTCTACCCATTAATGCTTAGAAAAGAGAGTGGCAATGGCCACACCATGTCCCAATGCATATTTTCTTCAGTTTAGTGCTTCAGTTTAGGTAATTTCCCACCAGAAAGTCAATGTAGCTTAGAGGCATTCTACCCATTAATGATTTAGAGAGGAGAGTTCATGcaggtttgttttttttttcatttttctttgttcaccAAATAAGAGCATAGGCAACTTAAGTTGATGATGTAAACTGATTTCCCATGGTGAATTTAAGACTAAGCACAATATTTTTGAATCACCTTAGAAGAGTTCGAAGAGCCCTAACATGCACCCTTCTAGGCAACCATGAATTCAACTTGGCAACAATTGCATTAGAAACGCTAAAATGTAGCGCAAATGTCAGATGTCTTTGACAAAATGGAGCAAAATAGTAAACAATGACATgctatatttaaataataaaaataaaataaacataacaATTGTTTGGGGGGCAAAAACTTCTAAAAACTTACCTCCACTGCCATGAATTTTAATTTGCTCTTTGACGCGATCTTCAATATGTGAAATCCCCACTTCAACGTTTTCCTTTCCAGATGATACAGCCTGATACTTCCCATCGATCAATTTGGTGGAATTCTTTTGCCGTTTAGTTTTTCTTCCTATCCGCCGCTCAGAAAGCAAAACACCATCCACTGGACTTCCACCATTAGGTAAGCCTGCACATGAAAGATGATTATAAACACAGTTTCCAAGTATCAGTCCATCCAAATTATATGGTCTAACTACAAGACTGCTAACCTTGTTCAACTTTTGCATGATACTGACTGGGAGTGCTTCTAAGCCTCTGATTAGCAGAACTAGTAATTGAGTCAATCAGCACTGTAGTACCATCCATAACATCCCTAGGCATGCCATCAAAACTGTTTGGGAACTGGCTCTTCTGCATCAAAGTTCATTAAGGTGCAAAATCATAAGTTTTCCCTTGACACTTGAATGAGTATGGAACTTTCTCAACCTCCAAATTAAGCATCAAGATATCCCTCTGAGAATATTCTCCAGCATTATTTTCATAGTTCCAATTATCCATAGGAAATGGATTTCTTAGAAGGAGGCACCAAATCCTTATTCCAACTAAGTTACAAAGAATTGGCACATTGTATGCTTACCTGCTTAAAATGTTCCAATTGTTCATGTGCATCATGCTCATCAGCACTAGGATTTAAGTAACCACCAGAAAATCCTGTCACCACCTTCTCTGGAATTATTCCAGTTGTTTTCTTACGTTGCTCAGCCAGGTGCTTCTGTTTAGCCTCATTCTCAATTCGTCTTTGATACTCCAAAGTTTCTTCAAGTTTCCTTTCCTCTGCTTCAAGCTCAATCTTTCGTCTAAGTTCCTCTTCTTGATGTTTTGAATTGTCATCATTCACGGAAACAACAGGCTCAGAGTCTGGATGTTCACCATCAGATGCAACTGGACTAGAACTGCAGCAAGACATAAATCAAAAGCACATCAAGAATATTTAATAACCAAGGGtgagatattttaaaaagaatgtGTTAACAGTGTGAGCTTGCATCGCGAATGTAAGAGGGAGACATACTCCTGTTCAGTTGTCACATGATGAAGAACGTGCTGCTCGCTACCACCAGTACCCTGAAAGAGTAAGAAAATATTGACATCATATCCTGGATTCAAGCATAAAGAAGCTACTAGCCCAGTATAAGAAGCAAGAGTCAGACACATTGTTGAAACCTTTGAATCCTTCATTTTCCTATACTctttgccttttttcttttcttttgtcttgTCATGGTTATGTCTTGAATTATCACTTCCCCCAATGGCACTCTTTTTGGAATCAAGTGCAAGTTCTGCTAAAAATGCTTCCCTTGCAGCATCAGATTTCTGTGTGGCATCTTTCTCAGCCAGATCCTCCAAGTGTGCCTGAAAAAGGGAGATTAAAACCAAAAACACGTAAACTTGGACCAGAAAATGGTGAGGCAGAAGAGACAAAGTTGAACTTTTTAACACAAACCCGCATGAATGATTTCAATAGAGGCAATATTATGGACCGATAATCAAAGGCAGACACAGGCTCAAGAGTAAGCTCTAACTGCTGCATCCCAGTAACATTTCGCATGATTCTTGCATCAATTTTGCTCAGCTGCACAACTGAACAAGTTAGATAGAAAAGCAAAACCATCTCATGCTTTTGTTTAGAAAGTGCATGTAGGACCAACAAAACAAACCTCAACAGATAACTGTTCTTTCTGTCTCTGAATAGCAACTTCTATGCAAGCATCCATTTGATGCAGAAAGTCCTTTGATCTCCAATCATCATCCTCACCAGATTCCAAGTCACAAAGATGAGAGGTAACACCATTGTAATGTTCCTCATATCCAAACTGATTCATATTCAAAGATTCTGcttcttttaaaacatttattacGGCATCTAACTCAAATCTATTGCTGATGAGCATGACTTCATTCTCACTCTCCCTAAGTTCTTCACGTCGCTTCCTTAAGACAGACTCAAGGCTTCGACTACCAAAGTCAGTGACATTCTCCCTCTTTTTACCTTCTTCAAGACACAGATCTTCCACAGCTTGCAATGCTTCCTCGTAGCTTAAATGCTCACATTTTCTCTCGCACAAGCTCTGCAGGTGGTAAAATTCCTTCTCCAGCATCTGTAAAATCTCCATTCCTTGATTGGATTTCTCCTCTCTTATACGCATCCATGATGCCAACTGTTCCACACTTGAGGGACCTGTAAATATCCAGGACAACAAAGAACCTCCATCAGGTTGAACCCCATTTTCATTGCAAATGATTGGAGAAGTTTCTGTAGCAGCATCATCTGTGACAGCAACATGACTTGCAGTGGAGGTATTTTCGGTTGGCAGTAAATGCTCATCCAAAAGAAGGCATGAAGCATCTCCATTTAGGAGAACATTCTCTTTGATATCAAAATCCCGATTGAGACTATTTGCATCATCCATGGCACTGCTTGTTTTATCCGAAGATCTAGCTAAACCACAAGCATGAGAAAGCTCCTGCAAGAATTTAAGCAGTTTCCTGAGTTGGGAAGCTCCCAAAAAGCATATGCACGTAGGTGTTTGGTCCACACCATAGTTTAGAAGCTGAGAACCAGAAGCAATACCCTGCAGCTCATCCGTTGTAAATTGCATCACCTTGCTAAGATGGCTCCCAGCTAGACACTTATGTTTAATAAGCATCTCAAACAACACATGAATCTTTTCAAGTAGTTTAGCACGCTCAGAATCATCAGCTAGTGGCCAGCTATTGGCAAGCAAGTATGCCTTGGACCCCTCATTCCCATCACATTCTCTGCTACCCTGGTTTGGAATCTTATCAGAGTCACTCTTCACCAAGTTTCCACAACTGCAACCATCGCCTAACATCCCCTTTTCAGGGGAAGATTCCCATGCATCTTTGAAGCAATCAATGCACTCCTCTGTATTGTTCCCTGTGTAAAATTCATCAATAAGTTCATTTTGTTgacattttgattcatttttcaGCATTTTAACTGCAGCAGAGATATCCAGTGGTTTCCAAGAACAATTAACAATCATCTCAATCCACTCATTGTCAATGTTTTGGGGCAAAACAGACTGCATTTTGGGTAAGAGGTTCCCCATGTGCTCCTGCACAACATGCTGCATGTGCAATTCTGAATCTTTAAATTTCTCACCACAACGGCAGCAAACCCAAAACTTCCACACTTTATTCACTTCTACAAAAGACAAAGCTTCCGATAACACTCCACTTGCCAAGCCATCCTTCACTGAACTAAAATGGGCCTTAAGATCGCTAATCCTGATTTTAAGCAAATCTTTCCTCATATTGAAACTCATTGAATTCCAATATGACCTAACCCTAACCTTTCTTTCCACTGTAGACCCAAATTTCCGGGCATTCTTCCGTCGCTCTCCCACTCTCTGACCAGGTCCTGAAGATGTTTCTGATGCCTTATCAGTCCTATCTCCCTCACTTTGTGATTGAGGCGCATCTGACTTCTGCTGCAATAACCTAGCTGCAGCCACCCGGACTTCAATCTCCTTCCTCCGTTCTTCCTGTGTCTTAGTTGCCTTCTTGATCTCATTAGGCCGCTTACTTTGCACCAACCTCACCTCCATGGGGTCTTCCGAAACCCTCCTTATTGGAATCAACCTAAACTTCTCCTCCCCATTTCCAAGATTCTTCATCCAAGTCGAAATTGATGCAATGTTCGATTTCTGAATAAGAGACCGCAACTCATTCTGCACATGCCCAATCCGTGCTTCCACTGTTGATATCTTCTGCTGGCTCTCATCCTGCAAGCTTTCCTTTGCAGGATCAACCGGACTGTCAATAGACAATGCCCGTTCACACTCATGCACCACCTCTTCATACTCCTTCCCCTCACTCGCTGCCTCATAGAGCAAATTGGCATAAAAATGAGCAAACTCAATGGAATTCGGTGACAGCTCCACCGCTTTCTTAGCAGTCTCAATGGCATTCTTCAAATGCCGCTGCTTCGCATTGGGATCATCAATAATCGACGCTACCTTCACACACACAGTCCCCTGAACTCGGTGAATCAACGCCGAGTGCACAGAGTTGTCGTGGCGAACACTCAACTCCTTCATGATTCTTAGGGCTTTGTTGTGGTTCCCCCGGCGGAGGGCGGTCAGCGACCGCTCGCATTCCAGTTTGATCGCAGAGTAAGCCGAACCCTCCGATTCGACCCCCGTTACCATCTTACTCTTTTCCGAACTGTTGCCCACATTCAGATTCAGAGATTGTTCCGCTTCAGCCGAGTTGGCGCCATCTCCCCCGACTGCGGCGCCCCCCGGCGACCCCTGCGACCCCTTTGAGCGCGGAGCGAGGTTTCGCTTCTTATGCCCCATCTGTATATTCTACAACAATCCTATTGGCATGCATATGAGAGAGAAGAGTAGATAGACTTACTCCGTTAGATAGAGAACACGAAGCGCCAAGTTGGGATTTTGTGAGAGAGCAGCACTTGCCAGTGACGGTGGTGGTGCCGGAGACAGCCGATCGGAGATAATTTCTATGTACAGTGTTCTCTCtccccctttctctctctctctctctctctctctgaagcACGCCTGCCCGAGAAAGGGTGAGGCCTGACGAGAAAACGAGATTAAAGAGAAAGCCACTCtttatatctatatttatattCACACACACCTCTAATCAGACCCCTAATTTCCACtacacaacttttttttttctttttctttttatctcttgATTTTCACTTTTGTAGATTTTTATGTaacttcataaatatataaattattttagacccataaataaaaaaccaaaaatggaAATTTCAGAATCACCCTTTATAGTAAGCTCTATTCACCCGATGTATGAAGGGCAAAATTAGGATGAATAAGTGGCCTTAAATTATAATCCACTCTTTATGGTCTTAATTTcccaataatttaaaattttgatttaggtAGCCCTATATTTAATACACTCAAAATACATTGCTTTTTCGTTTAGGGAGAATGATGATTTGGAACTAGAGGGTCGACAAGAGTAGAGGAGAGAGAGCTCCCAAAGGCCAAGAATAGACGAAACAACAGAGAAGGGAAAGGGAAATTGCTGGCTGTGAATCTGACATCTGCAGTTGGTGAAGCTTGTCATAGTTAGGTGGTTTCTTTTTTAAGTTATGACCAAACCTTCAAGACCAAGGTTACCATCTCTTCAATCTTTGCATTACCAAAAACTAAGCATTCAATGTAAACAAAAACCAgaatacatgaagaatcagtTGGAGCTCACATGGGGTTGTAAatttatgaatgaaaaactGTGTGTTAGGGTTGAGGAGTAGAAAGGCTGGAACTGTTACTTATAACAACAATTTTGAGATAGCAGATAACAACAGCTTCATAAGAGTTCAAACTAATGCCTGAGGCAACCAAAGTTCCTCTTCTTTCTTTCACAACAAAACTGCAATGGTGGTGCGACAACATTGCCTTCTACAGTAAATGCATGCGCTCGACATAGGATTGGAGTAGCCATCTGCCAAGGGGCTCCCCTCGTCCGACAAAACAACCGGAGTTGCCATTTTCAGTGAAAAAGGGGAAGCTGAATATATGCAGCAGTTCTTGCACTGCCTGCCTCACCAGAGAAGCTCCTGTCACCCTGCTCCGCCGACCCCATCCTGTCACTATATCAATCCGGCTGGGAACAGTTCCAGATACAAGCATCTCCCGGTGGAACCAGGCAAGTGTCCGTGAGAGTGCCGTCACAGCAGTCCCATCTGACATGAAGTGCAGATTGATGAGCCAATAACATGAGCTTTTCTCTCTAACCGCGTCTGGATAGACATTCTTCTGTGCAGCAACTTCCCACACAGAACCAGCCTCCTCCTTGAGCCCTGACTTGTGGAGAAAATCCACGACTGCATCAACAAGTCCCCTCTTACTCTCCCTATCCTCGCTGTGCATCAGATCCAGGAACTTGCTCACATGATCTCGAACATTCTGTCCATCAGGTCCTGCAGCTGGCATGGACAGTAGGAACATGTGTGCAGGGTGACCCGTCACTGCCATAAGCTCACCACAAAATCCCATGTCAAATGATGACCGAGCTTCAGTACAACAACTGAGAAGCAAGGTATAAGTTTGCAAAGAAGGCTGGAGACCTAATCGCAACATGCTCTGCAGCAAGTTGTATGCATCTGAAAGCCGATGCACCCTAAGGAACGCACTGAGCAGGGAATTGCAAGTGGGCACATTAGGGCACAACCCAGCATTGAGCATGGCTTGATACCACTCCCAAGACTTCTCAACATTCCCAACCTTTCCCCACAAGTCTACTAAAAGACCATAAACAGGTTCATCTGGCACCCaattcttccttttcatctCAGTAAAAATTGCTTCTGCCTCCTCAAGATGCCCACAATGGCCAAGCACCTCCATTACTATGCTGTAAGTTACTTTGTCGGGTTGAAATCCTGCATTCTGCATGTCACGGTAAAGTTCTAATGCAGTTGGATAGTTCCTTGCCTTGGCTTGCAAAGCAATCATAATATTGTAAGTAACCAAGTTTGGAACACAGCCCTGATCAACCATCTCGCAGAATAGCTTGTGAGCAGAAGTCAAATGGCCAGCTTTTCCCAGGCAGTTGATTATAACACTGTAGGTGAATGTGTCAGGAGAAAGGTGAGCCTCTTGCATCTTTTGATACATGTGCAAGGCAACATCCAGAAACCCTGCTTTCGCATGGATGTCGATGAGTGTGCAATAGGTGACACGGTCAGGTTGACATCCTGCTTCCTGCATCCTATCAAAAACGCTGACTGCTTCATTCAAATAGTTTGCCCGGCCATAACTGTGAATCAATCGATTATATGTCACCACATTTGGCTGGCATCCATCCCTGACCATCTCAGCCAGCAATTTGTTAATCGCACCAAATTGTCTAGCACGACCCAGGATGCCAACCATTGTGGTGTAAGTATGCCCATCATGCTTGAACCCAGTTTGTCTTTTCAGCCAATAAAAGAAACCAAGAGCAACCGGATGGTCTTGAATCTGCTTTAGAACCTGGTTTGCTTGATATGCATCCATCAAACAGTTGAGATTTCTAAGAGCCTCTTCTGCTGCAGGTCCCCAACTCAGCTGTCGCAATATGCGAGAAACATTTTCCACAACATGCCCAGAGCTTCCAAACTGCCTAGACACTGGAGCAATTCCTATCATTTTTGTATCTCTTAGGGGCTTGCTGAACCCCCCTGCGATGCCTCCCACAAACCTCGGTTCTGAATTTCGAACATTGGAATTGAAATTGGAATTCGATGTTGAGTAGTTTGAATAAGCTTTTGACTTCTGTGGCATAGACCTCTTATTGTGAGTATCTGAAGACAGACTTCGAGTATCTACTGTATTCCTTGTCCAGGTATCTCCCACATGACTGCAACCTTTAACTGAGCCCGATTTATCACCTTTTCCTCTTGTACTGTGATAACTACTTGTAGAGTTTGAGGCTGCTGCTATATTGGCAGACGACTCTGCACGAACTTTTGAAAATTTCCCTTTTCTAATGGGTTTTATATTTGTTGATTTGATCTTAGAAAGAGGCTTGGTGGGGTCAACCATACAGTTCTGTGGCAGCTTAAGCATTCCACTCCCATCTGACATAGGAATCTTATAATTTACTAAATCAGACAGAAAATTTACTGCTACAATACCTGCCCTAATAAACTGATCTGAGATAGGAGGCGCATGCACCGCATCATTATTAACACCAACATTGTCACTGACATAACTAACACAATCTGATCCCACCACAGATCTAGGAGCAGCTACAACTTGTGCTAGAGAAGTTGCATGCTCAACACTCTCAACTTTTTGAGAACCCACTACTTTTACTGCATCACCCAAAAACAGGGGTCCAACTCTTGCTGCAGTTTTGGATGCCAAGGTGGTTTGCTTCTGCATGATCAAAACTTCATTTCTTGCATGCTGCTTTGTTGAAACACAAGTTTCATCTTCAGAGCAAGGGCATGAGTTTCCATCTGGTGTACTGGATCGTGTTCCACTAATTAAAATGGACCTAGCAGAGTTGGAAAGGGGACCAATCTGCTTTGTTCGCAACATAATCTGCAAATAGAGTAATACCTTCTATAAGAAGGCTTGCAAAATAGTCAATACCAATAAAATAAGGACATCCTTACTAAATCATGAAAGTAAAATCCATTCATTGATTAGTTTGTATGCTAGTTCAGTAAAGAAAAAGGCCATTCTGTTGATGGTAGTGCCATCATGTAACCATCACATATCAACAAACAATGAAGTAGAAACAACTTACTAAATTACGTTCTTGAAGAATCCAGTTTCTTAAACTGTAATCCGGAGTTTGTTGTACCCTAAAACCCTTCTAATGCCGGTTACAAGGGTTCCCACCTAACTGGCACTGCTCTTTAATTACATTTGACctataaaaatgaaatcaacAGAAGACTTGTGAGTTTAATAGAGTAGGTGATGCAAGAAGGAAAAATAGGACagtttttttcaagaaaaaaaaatggtttcaaattttgattgatCTTAAAGAacagtaagaaaaattaatacaGATATCAAAATTCATAACATCTCAATGCTCCCTTGCAAGATATAATGATATGTTGGCATAAAAGAAacacatttataatattttattttatttttaaggattaaaaataacACAGAACTAAAACTGGCTCAATCTTTAAGGCAAAAATTAACAATTCTGGTCACAAACAAATGGGGTCTCATAGAAATCCGTAGTCTGATGCTGGCCTTGGTTTGATCCTGCTCTATGAGTAGAGTGAACAAAATAAATCATGGGGATGACGCTATTTTAGTTATTCAAGTTTTAGAGGATTTAGTATattatgacaattttttttaatagccATATATTATGACATGAAATAATGTGACTGACATTTTGTTGCTtgaaaatgggaaagaatgaaaAGGAAATGGATTACCAGTGGTAATTTAGCTTGTCAACTCATAATATAACCTAACACCATAGCTTGTGGAGCCAGATATATGAGAAAGCAGCAGAAGACGTGTGTAGGAGTGATTAATGCAGACAATCAGAAAATGCTTAGCACATCCATAATTCTACATTTCCATGGCCtgtactatttttctgtacttgTTCCATTGCTATTTGTTATCCTAGTAACCTCCTAGATCATTATACAACTTTCAATATGTTTACAACTAACTACCATGCTGATAAACTCAGGCAATAGTTATAAAGACCACTTTTTAAATGGACAATAAGATCGTATCTTACAAAGAAcattaaattattgtttttgttttatcattGTCCAGTTAGAATATTCATAAGTCTGTGTCCCATTTATAATTCTGAATTATTTGCCAATgatcttaatta of Vitis vinifera cultivar Pinot Noir 40024 chromosome 17, ASM3070453v1 contains these proteins:
- the LOC100256959 gene encoding uncharacterized protein LOC100256959 isoform X2 — translated: MGHKKRNLAPRSKGSQGSPGGAAVGGDGANSAEAEQSLNLNVGNSSEKSKMVTGVESEGSAYSAIKLECERSLTALRRGNHNKALRIMKELSVRHDNSVHSALIHRVQGTVCVKVASIIDDPNAKQRHLKNAIETAKKAVELSPNSIEFAHFYANLLYEAASEGKEYEEVVHECERALSIDSPVDPAKESLQDESQQKISTVEARIGHVQNELRSLIQKSNIASISTWMKNLGNGEEKFRLIPIRRVSEDPMEVRLVQSKRPNEIKKATKTQEERRKEIEVRVAAARLLQQKSDAPQSQSEGDRTDKASETSSGPGQRVGERRKNARKFGSTVERKVRVRSYWNSMSFNMRKDLLKIRISDLKAHFSSVKDGLASGVLSEALSFVEVNKVWKFWVCCRCGEKFKDSELHMQHVVQEHMGNLLPKMQSVLPQNIDNEWIEMIVNCSWKPLDISAAVKMLKNESKCQQNELIDEFYTGNNTEECIDCFKDAWESSPEKGMLGDGCSCGNLVKSDSDKIPNQGSRECDGNEGSKAYLLANSWPLADDSERAKLLEKIHVLFEMLIKHKCLAGSHLSKVMQFTTDELQGIASGSQLLNYGVDQTPTCICFLGASQLRKLLKFLQELSHACGLARSSDKTSSAMDDANSLNRDFDIKENVLLNGDASCLLLDEHLLPTENTSTASHVAVTDDAATETSPIICNENGVQPDGGSLLSWIFTGPSSVEQLASWMRIREEKSNQGMEILQMLEKEFYHLQSLCERKCEHLSYEEALQAVEDLCLEEGKKRENVTDFGSRSLESVLRKRREELRESENEVMLISNRFELDAVINVLKEAESLNMNQFGYEEHYNGVTSHLCDLESGEDDDWRSKDFLHQMDACIEVAIQRQKEQLSVELSKIDARIMRNVTGMQQLELTLEPVSAFDYRSIILPLLKSFMRAHLEDLAEKDATQKSDAAREAFLAELALDSKKSAIGGSDNSRHNHDKTKEKKKGKEYRKMKDSKGTGGSEQHVLHHVTTEQDSSPVASDGEHPDSEPVVSVNDDNSKHQEEELRRKIELEAEERKLEETLEYQRRIENEAKQKHLAEQRKKTTGIIPEKVVTGFSGGYLNPSADEHDAHEQLEHFKQKSQFPNSFDGMPRDVMDGTTVLIDSITSSANQRLRSTPSQYHAKVEQGLPNGGSPVDGVLLSERRIGRKTKRQKNSTKLIDGKYQAVSSGKENVEVGISHIEDRVKEQIKIHGSGVNLHLGDNGTKTLRQLQAEEDDEERFQADLKQAVRQSLDAYQAHQKLPLVSSLRMPQRMSHEVDDVGLSPDDVVIKNMSGADMLGTGLKNEVGEYNCFLNSLWHLRRFRNEFLGRSTSEHVHVGDPCVVCALYEIFTALSVASTDTRREAVAPSALRIALSNLYPDSNFFQEAQMNDASEVLGVIFDCLHRSFTSSSSISDTESVESNCMGSWDCANSICLAHSLFGMDIFERMNCYNCSLESRHLKYTSFFHNINASALRTMKVMCAESSFDELLNLVEMNHQLACDPEAGGCGKFNYIHHILSTPPHVFTIVLGWQNTCESADDITATLAALNTEIDVSVLYRGLDPKNRYCLVSVVCYYGQHYHCFAYSHEHERWVMYDDKTVKVIGSWDNVLTMCERGHLQPQVLFFEAVN